The Micromonospora siamensis genome contains the following window.
CGACCTGGAGACCGCCGAGCGGATCGCCGCCCTGGTGGAGGAGAAGGGCCTGCTCACCGCGGTCGGCCACCACTGGCGTTACCTGCACGTCGTGGAGCAGGCCCGCGAGCTGCTGGCCGACCGTCCGGTGCGGATGGTCAACGGGGCCTGGCTCGACAAGGTGCCGCCGGTGGCCTGGTGGGCGGTGCGGGACCGCTCCGGCGGCCCGGTCGTCGAGCAGGCCGCCCACGTGCTGGACCTGGTCCGCGCGCTGGTCGGGGAGGCGGTCGAGGTCACCGCGTACGGCGACGGCACTCCGCCGCCGGTGGACGGGGCCGACATCGACTCGGTCACCGCGGCCACCCTGCGCTTCGCCGGCGGCGCCGTCGGCACCCTGGCCGCCGCCTGCGTGCTGACCTGGAAGCACCGGGCCGGGCTGGAGATCCTCGCCGACGGGCTGGCCCTGTCGCTGGCCGAGGACGGCCTGACCATCCGGGACGCCGGCGGCGAGCGCCGCGTCGAGTCCGACCCGGACGGCGCCCGGGTGGCCGTCGACCGCGCCTTCGTCGACGCCGTACGCGGGGTCGGCGACGACGTACGCGTCCCGTACGCCGAGGCGCTGCGTACCCAGCGACTGGCCCTCGCCGTCGCCGAGAGCGCCCGCACCGGCCGCCCGGTCGGCCTGCCCACAGCGCCGCTGGCCACCGCGGGGGTGAGCGTCGATGCGTGACCGGGTGGTCGCCGTCACCGGCCCCGGCCGGGTGGAACTGGTCGAACAGGACGCCACCGAGCTGCCCGAGGGCAGCTTCCGGGTGGAGACGCTGTTCAGCGGGGTCTCCGCCGGCACCGAGCTGAGCTTCGTCAAGGGCACCAACCCCTACCTCAACGTGACCTGGAACCCGGGTCTCGGGCTGTTCCAGCCCGGCGAGGCGAGCACCCCGTACCCGGTCACCCGGCTGGGCTACATGCAGGTGGGGCGGGTGGTGGAGAGCCGTACCCCGGCCATCGCCGTCGGCGCCGTCGGCGCGATGACCTACGGTCACCGCAGCGGGTACGTCGCCGACCCGCTCGCCGAGCGCTTCGTCCCGCTCCCCGACGACCTGGACCCGATGCTCGGCGTCTACGTCGCCCACATGGGACCGATCTGCGCCAACGGCGTGCTGCACGCGGCGGCCGACCTGTACGGCACCGACGTCCGTTCGCTCGGCGACGGGGTCCGCGGGCGGCGGGTCGCGGTGGTCGGCAGCGGGGTCGTCGCCCTGCTCACCGCGCTGTTCGCCAAGCGGCACGGCGCCGCCTCGGTGGTGGTGCTGGACCCGACGCCGCAGCGCCGGGCGGTCGCCGAGGCGCTCGGCCTGGAGACCCTCGACCCGGACGCCGACGACCCGGCCGTGGTGCTCAAGACCCGCTGGAACCACGCGGCCGGTGACCGGGGCGCCGACGTGGTGTTCCAGTGCCGCGGGCAGTCCTGGGCGATGCAGCTCGCGCTGCGCCTGCTGCGCCCGCAGGGCACCGTGATCGACCTGGCCTTCTATCAGGGTGGCGCGGACGAGGTCCGGTTCGGCGAGGAGTTCCACCACAACGGGCTGTCGCTGCGCTGCGCCCAGATCGGCCGGGTGCCGCGCGGGCTCGCCCCGACCTGGGACCGGGAGCGGCTCTCCGCGGAGACCATC
Protein-coding sequences here:
- a CDS encoding Gfo/Idh/MocA family protein; translated protein: MRTCRVGLVGAGGVAQRHARVLGGFEDVEILGVTDVSREAAEALAGEHGAGTFADVEELLAAGPDAVYVCVPPFAHGPVEEAVIAAGVPMFVEKPVAVDLETAERIAALVEEKGLLTAVGHHWRYLHVVEQARELLADRPVRMVNGAWLDKVPPVAWWAVRDRSGGPVVEQAAHVLDLVRALVGEAVEVTAYGDGTPPPVDGADIDSVTAATLRFAGGAVGTLAAACVLTWKHRAGLEILADGLALSLAEDGLTIRDAGGERRVESDPDGARVAVDRAFVDAVRGVGDDVRVPYAEALRTQRLALAVAESARTGRPVGLPTAPLATAGVSVDA
- a CDS encoding zinc-binding dehydrogenase, with the translated sequence MRDRVVAVTGPGRVELVEQDATELPEGSFRVETLFSGVSAGTELSFVKGTNPYLNVTWNPGLGLFQPGEASTPYPVTRLGYMQVGRVVESRTPAIAVGAVGAMTYGHRSGYVADPLAERFVPLPDDLDPMLGVYVAHMGPICANGVLHAAADLYGTDVRSLGDGVRGRRVAVVGSGVVALLTALFAKRHGAASVVVLDPTPQRRAVAEALGLETLDPDADDPAVVLKTRWNHAAGDRGADVVFQCRGQSWAMQLALRLLRPQGTVIDLAFYQGGADEVRFGEEFHHNGLSLRCAQIGRVPRGLAPTWDRERLSAETIELLRQYGDLIRKHLVTAVEPLADAPTVLTELAERRRSELQVVFTG